GGTCGGTATGATCCAGCTCAGCCGCTAGTGATTGACCCTTTGTTGGTCTACTCGACATTCCTTGGCGCCGGCGACAGTGACAGTGCAAGAGGCATCGCCGTCGACGGCGGCGGCAATGCCTATGTGGCGGGAGTGACTCACTCGGCCGTCTTCCCTGGCACTAGCGGGAGCTCGCTCCAACCGACGCTCGGGGGTGGCGCGGACCTCTTCGTTACAAAGATCAACGCGGCAGGAACTGCGATCGTCTACTCGACGTTTCTGGGAGGGTCGGGGGACGACTACTCGAACTACCCGAACATCGCAGTTGACGCTGTCGGGAATGTGTACCTCGTAGGCACAACCTCCTCCGTTGCTCTTCCTGGCCTTAGCGGGGCTTCGATTCAGGCGTCATACGGCGGCGGCACCTACGACGCGTTCGTTACGAAGATCAACTCCACGGGTACCGCCGTTCTCTACTCGACATTCTTGGGTGGTGCGGATGCCGACTATGGCGGTGTCGTCGCGGTGGACGTCGCCGGCAATGCGTACATCGCCGGTGGCACCAGGTCAAGCTTCTTTCCCGGCGTCAACGGCAGCTCGATCCAGCCATCGAATGGTGGTGGTCTGAGCGACATCTTCGTCACGAAGATCAATGCCACCGGGACCGCGATCCTCTACTCGACATTCCTGGGAGGAGGTGACACAGACTATTTCGCCGGGATCGCGGTCGACGCTACAGGCAGCGCGTACGTGACGGGCGCTACGGCCTCGACGTCGTTTCCTGGAACTGGTGGGAGTTCCATTCAGCCGACCCATCACGGTGGTTCCTTTGATGCTTTCATTACAAAGATAGGTGCCGGTGGAACACGCATCTCGTACTCGACCTTCCTCGGCGGCAGCGGAGCCGACTGGGGCCGGGCCGTTGCTGTAGATGCCGCGGCGAATGCCTACATCGTAGGCGGTACAGACTCCGCGATCTTCCCCGGTGTCACTGGGAGCTCGATCCAACCGACGCTCGGTGACCCTGGTGGTGACGCCTTTGTTACAAAGGTCAATGCGGCGGGCACGAGAATCCTCTACTCGAGCTTTCTGGGCGGTCGCGACAACGACTATCTACTTGCGGTCGCTGTGGATCCCGCCGGCAACGCGTATGTGGCCGGCTTGAGTGAATCTGCCACAGTTCCGGGTATCGACGGGGGCTCGATCCAGTCTGTGAACGGCGGCGGGAGGGACGCGCTCGTAGCGAAGATCGACAGCGCAGGCACCAGAGTTGTGTACGCGACGTTTCTGGGTGGCCCGGCGCTGGATCAGGCATACGGAATCGCCGTCGACGGCCTTGGCAACGCCTATGTGGCTGGCTACACGAGTTCGACGAGTTTTCCGGGCACTGGTGCAGGCTCGATACAGGCAACCTCCGGCGGCGGGAGCGACGCTTTCGTAGCGAAGATCGGTACACCAGGCCCCGCCGCCTGTTCTGCGGGCTCGACAGTACTCTGCCTCAACAACTCCCGCTTCCAGGTGGCTGCGGCTTTCGACGCGGGGGGCGGGAACTCGGGCTTGGCCAACGTTGTCCAACTTACCCCTGACACAGGCTATCTATGGTTCTTCGCCAGCTCGAACGTCGAGGTGGTCGTCAAGGTCCTGAACGGGTGCGGCCTGGGTGGTCACTACTGGGTCTTCGCTGGTGGGCTGACGGACGTCAATGTCGTGATGACGGTCACCGACACAGCGACCGGTGCAGTCAGGACCTATACCAACCCACCTCACACGAAGTTCCAACCCATTCAGGACACTAGCGCATTTGCGACCTGCTCCTCGCAGGCGAGTGCGTCGCCCGATGTTGTTCGGGAGGCCGCCAGAGCCGAATCCGAGGCGCTAAACGAGCTGACATCCTTGGGGGATGCCGTGTCGCTCGAGGTGGTCAGGGAGAGCGCGTGGCGTGAGCTTTCGGCCGGCCGCTTGCACGCAAACCTGGCTGCCGCGGCTCCGGGTTCTCCGATTGGTTCTGGGCGCCTTGTCGAGAGAGCGAACGGCCTAGCTCTCGAGGGATTTGTCTCCGGTGACTGGAGCACCCTGGGCACGCGAATGGAGGTGCCACGCATCTCGAACTCGAGCTCGTCGACGGCTGGCCCGCTCCAATTGCAGCTCTGGGCGACGACCGACCTTCCGGTCTTCGGCCAGACGGTCTATCACTCGACGCTCGCAACCTACGACCTTGGCTACCTCGCGGCCAATAGCGCCTGGACGAACGTCGACACCGGCTGGATCGCGCACGCACCTCCCTTGCCGGGCTGTTATTACCTGACCGTCGCGCTCATGCGGTTGGTGAATGGGACCTACTACTACGAGTTCCTCTCGACCTTCAGCCAAGGAGGAGCCGATGATGGCGCCGGCCGCGACCGATTCGGCTTCGGTAGCTCGAGGTGCGTGGGAGCCGATGGCTCGGTCAATCTGGTCGTTCCATCCAGTTCCGCAGGCTCTGCGACAGGCCTCTCCGTCGGCTCAGGGGACCGAGTCACCATCAACGCCTGGGGCCGGATGAACTCCTGGGCTACTGAGCCCGGGCACCCGTCGGCTGGGCCAGAGGGGAACGGACAGACCTGCACTTCGAGCTGTCCAGTGCCCTCGTCGGAGGTAGCCTCGCTCGTGGCTCGGGTTGGCTCCGGCGGGCCCTGGTTCTACGTCGGGCGCGGCGGGAGCTTCATTGCCGATCGAAGTGGAGCGCTCGAATTCGCTGTCAACGACCACTACTATCCCGACAACATCGGGGATTTCACTGTTACTTCGAAGGTGGACGGTGGCGGAGGTGGACCGTGCGTCGAGACGGCTACGGCGCTCTGCCTCAATGGGAATCGCTTCCAGGTAACCGCTCGATTCGATGCTGGCGGGGGCAACGCAGGCGTCGCTCAGGCCGTCCAATTGACCGCGGATACCGGGTATTTGTGGTTCTTCGCCAGCTCAAACGTCGAGGTGGTCGTCAAGGTCCTGAATGGGTGCGGCCTAGGCGGGCACTACTGGGTCTTCGCAGGTGGGCTGACGGACGTTAACGTGGTGATGACCGTCACCGACACGGGGACCGGTGCAGTTAGGACCTATACCAACCAACCTCACACGAAGTTCCAGCCTATTCAGGACACCAGTGCCTTCGCGACTTGCTCCTCGCAGGCGAGTGCGTCGCCCGATGTTGTTCGGGAGGCCGCCAGAGCCGAATTCGAGGCGCTGAACGAGCGGACATCTTTGGAGGACGCCGTGCCGCTCGAAGTGGTCAGGGTGAGCGCTCAGAGCGCCAGCAGACGTTAGTCAGGGTATGTTGTTGTGGGAGATTCCCTATAAAGGAGAGTCGCATGCGCTGTCGACCGCTGCTCGTCCTGTTCCCTCTCATGCTGACGGTCTCATTCACTCCAGTGCTCGCCAAGAAGAAGCCGTTGTCGAACCTGACTTTGCAATGGGCGCCGACGACGAAAGTCGGTGAGCTCGGTCTCGGCGCCATCGACCTGACGGCGCTGCAGGGAGTCCGTGTCGAGGTCGGGGCCTTCACCGACGCTCGCAGCGGTCCGCCGGAGCTGATCGGCGAGAACCGGGAGGATGCCGACGACGGAGTCGTGCTTCCGGTGTCGACTGCGGACTCCGTCCCCGAATTCTGTCGCGGGCAGCTGCGCCGCTTCCTCTCCGAGTTGGGGTTACCGATCGTCGACTCCGGTGGGACGGTCGTGCTCACCGCGGAGGTCACCGAGCTCAAGGTCGTCGAGGAGTCGACCTATGTCGGGTCGGTCCTGCTGAACGTCGCGGTGAGGGACGCGTCGGGATCGCTGCGTTGGAAGGGCGTCGTGACGGGCAGCGCAAAGCGATTCGGGCGTTCCTACAGCGCCGAGAACTACAACGAGACGCTCTCGGATGCGCTCCTCGACGCAGATGCCGTGTTGGCTAGGTCTCAGGAGTTCCTGGCCGCCCTCCGTTCCACCGCGGGAAGTCAGGCGGTGGCCCCGGCTCCGCGAGTTGACCGGCAGGTGCCGGCCCCGATCTCGACCCAGGGAACGAAACCATCCGCCGGGTCGGAAGCGGAGCGACTCTCGAACCAGGACATCGTTGCCCTGGCCGCCTCCGGGCTCGGCGACTCGATCATCCTGGCGAAGATCCAGCAGGCACCAGCCGAGGGCTTCGACGTTTCGGTCGATGCCCTCGTCGCGCTCAAGAAGAAGGGCGTCAGCCAACCGGTGATTGAGGCGATGATCAGGCGGAGCGAAGCGCGTAGCGCGACGCCACCTTCGAGCGGCGGAAGTGCGACGAACCCGAGCGGCATGCCGGTCGGTAGCTCGCCCGTCGCGAGCTCGACCGGAGCGGATGGTCGTCCCCATCGACCGGGCGAAGTCACGCTCTATTTCACCGATAGGCCAGCCGGGCACTATCGAGAGCTCGGGCGAGTGAGCGCCCAGAAGTACAACCTCGTCGGAATCTCCAGAAAGCGCGGGGAAATCGACGCCGACCTTAAGAAGGAGGCGGCGAAGCTCGGAGCGAACGCGGTGATCAATATCACCGAGGACTTCGCCGGAGTGTCGGGTGTGGCCGTCGTTCTGACCGAGTAGTGAGGCCTCGTGCGGGTCGTTACGAGTTCTCGTCGGAGAGTGCGCCGACGCTCTTTGGTGCTGCGCCGAGGGCGTCGCTTGCGCGCGCGCGGCGAGGCGCGCCCAGCCGTTCGATCCCCTCGTCGAGCAGGCTGTAGCCGGCGGGGACGACGAAGAGGGTGAGCAGCGTCGAGACCGCCATGCCGCCGACGAGGGCGAGGGCCATCGGGCGCTGGACTTCGGCGCCGGGGCCAATGGCGAGGGCGGGAGGGAGCGCGCCGGCGATCGTGGCGATCGAGGTCATGAGGATCGGCCGCAGGCGGATCGGACAGGCCTCGAGCAGCGCCGACTGCCGGTCGAGCCCGCGCCGCCGCATCTGATTGGTGAAGTCGACCAGCATGATCGAGTTCTTCTTGGCGATGCCGACGAGCAGGATCAGTCCGAGCATGCTGTAGACGTTCAGGCTCTGGCCGCCGATCCAGAGGGCCAGCAGCGCGCCGCTCACCGAGAAGGGCAGGGCGAGTAGCACGGTGACCGGATGGGAAAACGAGTTGAACTGCGAGGCGAGCACCATGTACGCCATCACCAGGCCGAGGCCGAAGGCGAACCAGAGCGACTCGAACGACTCGCGGAACGCCTTGGTGCTGCCGGAGACCACGGCGCGGTAGCCGTCCGGCAGGACCTCGCGCGCGACGGCGAGCGAACCGTCGACCGCCTTGGCCTGCGAGACGCCGCGGGAGACGTTGGCGAAGATCGTGATGGCGCGCTCCCGGTCGCGACGGGTGATCGCCTGCAGGGTCGGCGACTGCTCGATGCGGATGAGGTCGCCGAGCCGCACCAGCTCGCCGCTGCCCGTCCGCACCAGGAGTCGCGCGATGTCCTCGGGCCGTTCGCGCTGCGGCGCGAGCAGGCGGGCGCGGATGGCGAAGCGCCGCCCCTGGTCCTTGAACTTGCCGACGCGTGCCCCGCCGATCGCCGCGTTCACCGTCTCGCCGATCGTCGCCATGCTCACCCCGAGGTCGGCGGCGCGGTTGCGGTCGGGGATGACCCGGACTTCGGGCATGCCGACGCGGTAGTCGCTGTCGACGTCGGTGACCAGGCCCGAGTTGCGCATCCGCTCGGCGATCTCCCGCGCGGAGGTGGCGAGCACCTCCCAGTTCGGCCCGCGGATGTTGAATTCGACCGGGAAGCCGCCGCCGCGCGACGGCGAGAAGCCGGTCTGCGAGATGTCCTGCAGCATGGCGCGCCCGCCCGGGATGCTGGCGAGCTCGCGTCGCACGTCGTCCATGATCTCGAGCTGCGTCGGGCGACGTCCGCTCTTCCGATCGACCGGTCGTTCGCGCGGCTCGAGCAGGTTGACGTAGGCCTGGCCGGAGTTGACGTCGGAGCCGCCGCCGACGCTGCCGGCAAAGAGCGTCACCTCGGGGCGGGCGATCATGCGCGACTCGATCTGGCGGAAGTAGCGGTCGGTGGCGTCGAGGCTGGTGCCCACCGGCGTCGAGAAGCGCAGGGTGAAGCGGCTCATGTCCTGACTCGGCGTGAACTCCTGGCGCAGGAAGAAGATCGTGCCGAGCGACAGCGCGAAGAAGAGCAGCGAACCGGCGAGCACCCGGCCGCGATGGGCGAGGGTCGGCGCCAGCGCCCGCGAGTAGCCGGTCGCCAGGCGCTGGAAGATCGCGTCCATCGTCCGCCCGAGGCGCCCGCGGTGCTCGACCTCGAGGAACTGCGAGCAGCGCATCGGGGCGAGCGTCAGCGCCTCGAGCAGCGAGATGAGCACGGCCACCGAGATCGTGACGCCGAACTGGAAGAAGAACTTGCCGATGATCCCCTTCATGAACGCCACCGGCAGGAAGATGGCGACGATCGCCAGCGTCGTCGCCGCCGCGGCGAAGGTGATCTCGCGCGCCCCGAGCGAGGCGGCCTTCACCTTGCCCTCGCCCTGCTCGCGGTGCCGGTAGATGTTCTCCAGCACCATGATCGCGTCGTCGACGACGATGCCGACGACCAGCGTCAGGCCGAGCACCGTGTAGGTGTTGAGCGTGAAGCCGAGGAAGTAGATGACGATGAAGGTGCCGAGGATCGAGGTCGGAATGGCGAGCAGGATGTTGACCGTCGTCGACCAGGAGCCGAGGAAGAGCCAGCAGACGAGCCCGGTCAGGAGCGCCGCGAGCAGCAGGGTGAAGAGGATCTCGTGGATCGAGCGCTCGACGAAGACGGTGGTGTCCCAGTTGACGTCGAGCTTCATCCCTTCGGGAAGCTGCGCCGCCAGGGTCGCCATCCGCGCCTTGACGTCGCGGCCGACCTGCACGGCGTTGGCGCCGCGCAGCTTGGTGATGCCGAAGCCGATCGAGGTCTCGCCCATGGCGCGGTTGAGGCGGCGGCGGTCCTCGAGGCCGTCCTCGACCACGGCGACGTCCTTGAGGCGGACCGGGGCGCCCTGAGCGTAGGTGACGACCAGGTCGCGGAACGAGGAGATGTCGATCGCCTCGCCTTCGGCGCGCACGTTCATCTCGCGCTCGCCGCTCTCGATGCGGCCCGCCGGGACCTCTTGATGCTCCCGGGCGATCGCCCGATTGACGTCGAGCACCGTCAGGCCCTGCGCCTCGAGTCGCGCGGCGTCGTACCAGACGCGCACGTTGCGGTCGCGGAAGCCGAAGACGTGGATCTCGCCGACGCCGTCGATCATCTGCAGCTGCGGCCGGATGACGTTGCGCACGTAGTCGGCGAGGAAGAGCGGCGGCCGGTCGCCGGAAAGGGCGAGCCGGATGATCGGCTGGTCCTCGGGGTTCGTCTTCGAGATGTTCGGCGGGTCCATCTCGCGCGGCAGGTCGTGGACCGCCTGCGAGACCTTGGTCTGCACGTCCTGGAGCGCCGCGTCGATGTTGCGGCCGATCTCGAACTCGAGGGTGATGCTCGCCGAGCCCTGGCGGGCGGTCGACGACATCTGGACGACGCCCTCGACGGTCGAGCAGGCGTCCTCGAGCGGGTCGACGACGTCGCTCTCCATGATCTCGGGCGAGGCGCCCTCCCACGACACGCCGACGTTGACGATCGGGTAGTCGACGTCCGGGTTCTGGCTGATGCCGAGGCCGCGGAAGACGCCGCCGGCGCCGGTGTAGCAGAGAATGCCGAAGCCGATGAGCGCGGCCATCAGGATCCAGGCGAAGACGTGATTGCGGATCGAGATGTCGGCGAGCGTCATCCCGGTGGCGATCGCCGCCGGGTCCTCGGAGGTGTTCGGGCTCGGGGTGCGGTCGGTCATGTCAGTTCCCGCCGCTGGCGGCCGGAGAGCCCTGGGCCGTGGAGGTGCCGCCGGCGACCGCTTCGACGGCGATGCCGTCGGCGAGGCGGTCGGAGCCTTCGGTGACGATCTGCTCGCCGGCGGCGAGACCGGAGAGGATCTCGACCTCCCCGCCGCCGGTGCGCAGGCCGATCCGCACGGCGCGCTGGCGGGCGATCCCGTCCTCGACGACGTAGACGACGAAGCCGCGTTCGCTCGCCTGCACGGCGCCCTCCGGCACGACGAGGGCGTCGGCGTGCTTCTCGGTGGCGAGCGTCACCTCGGCGAAGAAGCCCGGACGCAGCGCGCCGGGGTTGTCGACCCAGGCGAGCACTTCGACCTGCCGCGTCGCCGGATCGGCCACCGCACCGACGTGATAGACGGTCGCCGCGAACTCGCGATCGCCGAGCGTGGCGACGCGGAAGCGCACCGACGGGTTCTTCTCGGCGCGCAGCGACTCGACGTCGGAGACCTTGAAGCGCAGCCGCAGCCGTCCGAGGTCGACCAGCGTCGCCAGCACGTTGCCCACCGAAACGAACTGCCCGGTGTCGACGCTGCGCGTGTTGATCTCGCCGGCGCGCGGCGGGCGGACCTCGGAGCGCCGCTCGGCGAGGCGGGCGATGTCGAGCGAAGCCTGCGCCGACGCGGCCTCCGCCGCCAGCCGTTCGGCTTCGATCCGCGCGCGCGCCAGCTCCTCCTCGGCAACCAGGCGATCGCGCGCCAGCGCCTCGCGCCGCGTGAGCTCGGCCTGGGCGCGCTCGGCGTCGGCGACCGCCTTGCGGTGCGTCGCTTCGGCCTTCGCGGCCTCGAGGCGGTAGCGTTCGGGATCGATGCGCGCCAGGACCGTCGACGGCGTGACGCGGTCGCCCGCCTGGAAGCGCACCTCCTTGACGGCGCCGGCGACCTCGGCGGTGATCTGGCCGAGCTCGGCCGGTTCGAGCGAGCCGAGCGCTTCGACCTTGTAGACCACGTCGCGCGTCACCACGCTCGCCTGCCGCACCGGCAGGCTGCGCGCGGCCCGGCGGGCGCCGCTCGTGCCCTCGCGTTCTCCACCACAGGCGAAGGCGAGCCCACCGAGGAGCAGCGCCATCACTCGACATGCCGTTCGCTTGGTCACCGGGATCTCCGAGAGCACGCGGTCGGCGGTTTCTGCTCGACGCCGGAGCGAGGCTCGACTCGCCGGACGCCAGGGGCGGCGGGCGGCGTTGCCGGTCGATTCTGGAGAGCGCCGGGCGATTCGTCCACACCCGAACGGACGGCCTGCGCTCGCCCGGTCAGGGCGACTTGGCGAGGAGGCGGGGCAGGGCGAGCGAGAGCCAGGGCAGGTAGGTGACGAGCAGCACGCCGGCGGCGCGCAGGGCGAAGAACGGCCAGACGTCGCGGTAAAGCCGAGTGATCGGCACCGAGAAGCGCGAGGCGGAGAGGAAGAGATTCAACCCCACCGGCGGGAAGAGGAAGCCGAGCTCGAGGTTGGCGAGGAAGATCACTCCGAGGTGCAGCGGGTCGATGCCGAAGGCGACGCCGAGCGGCACGACGAGCGGGGTGAGGACGACGATCGCCGAGTAGATTTCGAGCACCGAGCCGAGCACGAGCAAGAAGACGTTGAGCGCCAGCAGGAAGACCAGCTTCGAGTCGATGTGCGCCTGGGCGAGCGCCAGGAGGCGGTCGGGGATCTGGGCGTCGACCAGGTACGACGTCAGCCCCATGGCGCTCGCCAAGAGCACCAGCACGCCGCCCACCAATCGCCCGCCCTTGAGCAGGACGCGCGGCAGGTCGCGCCACGGGTGGATCTCGCGCATGACGACGCATTCGACGAAGAGCGCGTAGGCGGCGGCCGCCGCGGCGGTCTCGACCATCGTCGCGACGCCGCTGGCGAAGAGCCCGACGACGAGCAGCGGGACCGAGACCTCCCACTTCGCCGCCCACGCCGCGGCGCCGAGCTCGCGCCAGGAGAATGGCGGTGCGGCGCGCTGCTGCCGCCGGCCGACCCACATGCCGTAGCCGGCGGTCAGGCCGACGAGCAGCAGCGCCGGGACGAAGCCGGCGACGAACAGGTCGTCGGCCGGCGCGCTCGCCACGACGGCGAAGAGGATCACCGGCAGGCTCGGCGGGAAGAGCAGCCCGAGGCTGCCGCCGGCGGTGACCAGGCCGAGCGCAAAGCGCTCCGAGTAGCCCTCCTCGCGCAGCATCGGGTAGACGAGGCCGCCGAGGGCGAGGATGGTGATCCCCGAGCCGCCGGTGAAGGTGGTGAAGAGGGCGCAGACGCCGGCGACCAGCAGGGCGATCCCCCCCGGCAGCCAGCCGAAGAGGGCGCGGAAGAAGCGCACCAGTCGCTCGGCGGCGCGCGACTCGGCGAGCACGTAGCCGCAGGCGGTGAGCAGCGGGATCGCCGGCAGGGTGGGCGAGGCGACGAGCCGGTAGATCTCGGCCGGGACCGCGGAGACCGGGGTCGAGTCGGCGAAGAAGAGCAGCAGGCCGACGCCGGCCATCGCGGTGAAGACCGGCGCTCCGACCACTGCGGCGAGGAGCACCGCGCCGACCAACAGCCAGAAGAAGATGCCGGAGGGCGGCTCGGCGAGCCAGCCGAGGGCGAACGCGCCCCCGGCCGCCAGCCACGCGGCGATCCTCCCGCTCCAGCCGGCCTCGTTGCGCCAAGCCAGGCGCAGGGCGATCAGCGCGAAGGCCACCGGCATCACCAGCTCGCTCCACCAGAGCGGGGCGCCGAACGGCAGCCGTTCGCCCTGCTGACGGTTGGCGAGCACGACCTGGGCCGCGCCGTAGGCGAGCACCGCCGTCACCGCCGTGCCGACGGCGGCGGCGAAGCCGGTGGCGAGACGCCGCGCCGTCGTCCCCTCGCGCAGGAACTCGGCGGTGGAGAGCGTCAGGTGACCGCCGTCGCGCGCGGCGAGAAGGCCGCCGAGCAAGGCCAGCCAGAGCGTCAGCTGCTGGACGTAGACGGCGGTGCCCGGGACGTGCCATCCGCCGAGTGGCCTGCCGACCGCTTCGCTGAGCGGCAGGGCGATGGCGAGCAGGAAGGCTCCGGTGAGCAGACCCTCTTCGCACCGGTGCGCGGCGGCGATCAGTCGCTTCACGCCGCGCTCACTTGCCCTTGCCCTTGCTCCGCGCCCGCTCGGCATCGCGCAGGGCGAGCGCCTGGTCGAGGAGCGCCGAGGGGAGGAAGCCCTCGCGCAGCTTCGGGTAGGCCGCTTCGGCGGCGTGTTGCCAGTCGGCGCGGGCGGCGGCGTCGACCGCGACGACGGTGAGACCGCGCTTGGTCATCGCCTCGACGAAGCCGGCGGCGCTTTCGCGCGTCTGCTGCGAGAGCTTGCGGCCGGTCTCGCGCGCCGACTCGACGAACGGCCCGTGCAGCTCCTCGGGGATCTTCTTCCAGGCCGCGTCGGAGAGCACCATGCCGCCGACGAGCACCGCCCAGGGCAGATCGGTCATGAACGGCGCCTTCTCGTACCACTGCAGCAGCACGGCGGCCTGCGGCGAGGTCGGCACGGCGGTGATCATCCCGGTCTGCAACGCCGTCGAGATCTCGGTGGCCGGGAGCGGCACCGGGTTGAAGCCGGCGGCCTTCCAGAGCTCGATCGTCGCCGGGTCGCCGTTCCAGGCGTAGAGCTTCTGCCCCTTGAGGTCGGTCGGCGTGCGCACCGCGCTCTTGGTGAAGAAGCGGACCCAGCCGGCGTCGGCCCAGGAGAGCAGCACGAAGCCCTTGCCGGAGAACGCCTGGGCGATCGTCGGCGTCAGTCCGGCGGAGACCGCCTCGAGCTCCTCGTAGCTCGCGTAGGCGAGCGGGATCAGCAGGGCGTTCGACGAGCGGTCGATCTCGGCGAGCCCCGCCGGCGACAGCAGGCCGCCGTCGAGCGTGCCGAGCCGCATCTTGCGCACCACGTCGCCGTCGTCGCCGGCCACGCCGCCGGCATAGAGCCGCACGGTGACGCGCCCGCCGGAGAGCTCCTGCCAGCGTTGGGCCATCTCCTGCAACGTGGTGTGCCAGGCCGAGCCCTGGGGCACGAGGGTGGCGATCTTGATCGTCACCTTCTGCGCCGACGCCGCCGCGGGCGAGAGGGCGGCGAGGGTGCAGGCGACGACGAGGGGAAGGAAGAACGTGCGCAGTCGCATCGAAGCGTTTCTCCAGTCAGTCCACGAAGAGCTCGTCGGCGCGCTCGCGCAGCCAGGCGGCGCGCCGTTGGGTCAGCAGATTGGCGAGCCGATGCTCGCCGCTCGCCGCGGCGTCGACGGCGAGCGCGTCGGCGAGAGCCTGCTCGAAGCGCTGCCGATCCTGGGCGGCGACGCAGACGGTCTCGGCGAAGGCGACGAACGGGGCGGCGCGTCGGCCGCGGGCGTAGCGCAGTGCCTCGGCGAGCGCCGCTTCCGCCCGGGCAGCCGAACCGCCTGCGGCGGCCGGTCGCGCCCCGTCCCAGACGATGTAGAAGTCGAAGATCGCGCCGT
This genomic window from Holophagales bacterium contains:
- a CDS encoding SBBP repeat-containing protein; this translates as MTPTEAVFNLARPGKDSAVLRMQLVGGNSDAHMSGLEPIATTSNYLVGNDPRKWHTSVSHYARIRVEGVYPRVDLVYRGNQGQLEYDVVLAPHANPARIRLAFAGTDAISLGTRGELILHTAVGDLVQPAPTLYQEFGGRRRRVDGHFVVFPSAPSLGRADPVNQEVGFEVGRYDPAQPLVIDPLLVYSTFLGAGDSDSARGIAVDGGGNAYVAGVTHSAVFPGTSGSSLQPTLGGGADLFVTKINAAGTAIVYSTFLGGSGDDYSNYPNIAVDAVGNVYLVGTTSSVALPGLSGASIQASYGGGTYDAFVTKINSTGTAVLYSTFLGGADADYGGVVAVDVAGNAYIAGGTRSSFFPGVNGSSIQPSNGGGLSDIFVTKINATGTAILYSTFLGGGDTDYFAGIAVDATGSAYVTGATASTSFPGTGGSSIQPTHHGGSFDAFITKIGAGGTRISYSTFLGGSGADWGRAVAVDAAANAYIVGGTDSAIFPGVTGSSIQPTLGDPGGDAFVTKVNAAGTRILYSSFLGGRDNDYLLAVAVDPAGNAYVAGLSESATVPGIDGGSIQSVNGGGRDALVAKIDSAGTRVVYATFLGGPALDQAYGIAVDGLGNAYVAGYTSSTSFPGTGAGSIQATSGGGSDAFVAKIGTPGPAACSAGSTVLCLNNSRFQVAAAFDAGGGNSGLANVVQLTPDTGYLWFFASSNVEVVVKVLNGCGLGGHYWVFAGGLTDVNVVMTVTDTATGAVRTYTNPPHTKFQPIQDTSAFATCSSQASASPDVVREAARAESEALNELTSLGDAVSLEVVRESAWRELSAGRLHANLAAAAPGSPIGSGRLVERANGLALEGFVSGDWSTLGTRMEVPRISNSSSSTAGPLQLQLWATTDLPVFGQTVYHSTLATYDLGYLAANSAWTNVDTGWIAHAPPLPGCYYLTVALMRLVNGTYYYEFLSTFSQGGADDGAGRDRFGFGSSRCVGADGSVNLVVPSSSAGSATGLSVGSGDRVTINAWGRMNSWATEPGHPSAGPEGNGQTCTSSCPVPSSEVASLVARVGSGGPWFYVGRGGSFIADRSGALEFAVNDHYYPDNIGDFTVTSKVDGGGGGPCVETATALCLNGNRFQVTARFDAGGGNAGVAQAVQLTADTGYLWFFASSNVEVVVKVLNGCGLGGHYWVFAGGLTDVNVVMTVTDTGTGAVRTYTNQPHTKFQPIQDTSAFATCSSQASASPDVVREAARAEFEALNERTSLEDAVPLEVVRVSAQSASRR
- a CDS encoding efflux RND transporter permease subunit: MTLADISIRNHVFAWILMAALIGFGILCYTGAGGVFRGLGISQNPDVDYPIVNVGVSWEGASPEIMESDVVDPLEDACSTVEGVVQMSSTARQGSASITLEFEIGRNIDAALQDVQTKVSQAVHDLPREMDPPNISKTNPEDQPIIRLALSGDRPPLFLADYVRNVIRPQLQMIDGVGEIHVFGFRDRNVRVWYDAARLEAQGLTVLDVNRAIAREHQEVPAGRIESGEREMNVRAEGEAIDISSFRDLVVTYAQGAPVRLKDVAVVEDGLEDRRRLNRAMGETSIGFGITKLRGANAVQVGRDVKARMATLAAQLPEGMKLDVNWDTTVFVERSIHEILFTLLLAALLTGLVCWLFLGSWSTTVNILLAIPTSILGTFIVIYFLGFTLNTYTVLGLTLVVGIVVDDAIMVLENIYRHREQGEGKVKAASLGAREITFAAAATTLAIVAIFLPVAFMKGIIGKFFFQFGVTISVAVLISLLEALTLAPMRCSQFLEVEHRGRLGRTMDAIFQRLATGYSRALAPTLAHRGRVLAGSLLFFALSLGTIFFLRQEFTPSQDMSRFTLRFSTPVGTSLDATDRYFRQIESRMIARPEVTLFAGSVGGGSDVNSGQAYVNLLEPRERPVDRKSGRRPTQLEIMDDVRRELASIPGGRAMLQDISQTGFSPSRGGGFPVEFNIRGPNWEVLATSAREIAERMRNSGLVTDVDSDYRVGMPEVRVIPDRNRAADLGVSMATIGETVNAAIGGARVGKFKDQGRRFAIRARLLAPQRERPEDIARLLVRTGSGELVRLGDLIRIEQSPTLQAITRRDRERAITIFANVSRGVSQAKAVDGSLAVAREVLPDGYRAVVSGSTKAFRESFESLWFAFGLGLVMAYMVLASQFNSFSHPVTVLLALPFSVSGALLALWIGGQSLNVYSMLGLILLVGIAKKNSIMLVDFTNQMRRRGLDRQSALLEACPIRLRPILMTSIATIAGALPPALAIGPGAEVQRPMALALVGGMAVSTLLTLFVVPAGYSLLDEGIERLGAPRRARASDALGAAPKSVGALSDENS
- a CDS encoding efflux RND transporter periplasmic adaptor subunit, coding for MTKRTACRVMALLLGGLAFACGGEREGTSGARRAARSLPVRQASVVTRDVVYKVEALGSLEPAELGQITAEVAGAVKEVRFQAGDRVTPSTVLARIDPERYRLEAAKAEATHRKAVADAERAQAELTRREALARDRLVAEEELARARIEAERLAAEAASAQASLDIARLAERRSEVRPPRAGEINTRSVDTGQFVSVGNVLATLVDLGRLRLRFKVSDVESLRAEKNPSVRFRVATLGDREFAATVYHVGAVADPATRQVEVLAWVDNPGALRPGFFAEVTLATEKHADALVVPEGAVQASERGFVVYVVEDGIARQRAVRIGLRTGGGEVEILSGLAAGEQIVTEGSDRLADGIAVEAVAGGTSTAQGSPAASGGN
- a CDS encoding TRAP transporter large permease subunit, which gives rise to MPSGRGARARASERGVKRLIAAAHRCEEGLLTGAFLLAIALPLSEAVGRPLGGWHVPGTAVYVQQLTLWLALLGGLLAARDGGHLTLSTAEFLREGTTARRLATGFAAAVGTAVTAVLAYGAAQVVLANRQQGERLPFGAPLWWSELVMPVAFALIALRLAWRNEAGWSGRIAAWLAAGGAFALGWLAEPPSGIFFWLLVGAVLLAAVVGAPVFTAMAGVGLLLFFADSTPVSAVPAEIYRLVASPTLPAIPLLTACGYVLAESRAAERLVRFFRALFGWLPGGIALLVAGVCALFTTFTGGSGITILALGGLVYPMLREEGYSERFALGLVTAGGSLGLLFPPSLPVILFAVVASAPADDLFVAGFVPALLLVGLTAGYGMWVGRRQQRAAPPFSWRELGAAAWAAKWEVSVPLLVVGLFASGVATMVETAAAAAAYALFVECVVMREIHPWRDLPRVLLKGGRLVGGVLVLLASAMGLTSYLVDAQIPDRLLALAQAHIDSKLVFLLALNVFLLVLGSVLEIYSAIVVLTPLVVPLGVAFGIDPLHLGVIFLANLELGFLFPPVGLNLFLSASRFSVPITRLYRDVWPFFALRAAGVLLVTYLPWLSLALPRLLAKSP